A genome region from bacterium includes the following:
- a CDS encoding DUF4351 domain-containing protein, which yields MHISTAFEPGKERLRASILRRLLQRRFHELPGWIDQRLEQASQQELESWADRVLDAKRLEDVFIAA from the coding sequence GTGCACATCTCGACGGCATTCGAGCCGGGCAAGGAGCGCTTGCGAGCATCTATCCTGAGACGCCTGCTCCAGCGCCGGTTCCATGAGCTGCCAGGCTGGATCGACCAGCGCCTGGAACAGGCCAGCCAGCAGGAGCTGGAGAGCTGGGCCGATCGCGTGCTCGACGCCAAGCGTCTCGAAGACGTCTTCATCGCGGCGTAG